DNA sequence from the Caulobacter segnis genome:
TCAGGTTCAGCCCTTGGCTCTTTTCGAGGGAAACAGCCTTTTCCGCCACCACCACGCCGTCCACGGCGTCCTTGTCCCCGGCCCGCTTCTCGACCCGCACCAGGGTCTTGCCGCCGTCGCGGACCAGGCCGACGAACCAATAGAAGGCGTCGTTCTGCACGGCCACCAGCCCGGCCTTGTCGCCGTCGGCCCGGGGCTCGAAGCGGACCGTCGTGGAGACCGTGGCGTTCATGTGCTGCTGGCGGCGCGCCCAGATCGAGGGCTGGTCGTTGCCGCCGATGCGGTCCTTGCGGGCCTCCAGGCTGAGGATGCCGCCCTTCACGCTCCACCAGCGCGAGGTCGGGATGCGCATGGTCATCCAGCTCTTGGGCAGCTCGGGTCCGGCGAAGGTCTCGGCGACGCGGAACGGGCCGGCGCTGGGCGGCGCCTTCGCTCCTTCCTTGCTTGGGGGCGGCAGCTTCGGCGCGGTCTTCACATAGGGGATGGTCTGGCCGTTGGGCAGAATGATCGGCCAGCCGTCCTTCCATTCGACCGGCAGCAGGAAGGTCTCGCGGCCGGTGTTGTACAGGTCGTCGCCATAGGGCCGCACGGCCAGGAAGGTCGCCCACCACTGGCCGTCGGGCGTGTCGACCAGGTCGGCGTGGCCGGCCGAGGTGATCGGCAGGGGCCGGTCCCTGGGCAGGCCGCGCTGGGTCAGGATCGGATTGTCCTTGTACGGAACATAGGGGCCGGTCACCGACTTGCCGCGCAGCACGACCTGGCTGTGGCCCTCGGCCGTGCCGCCCTCGGCGGCGATCAGATAGTACCAGCCGTCCTTCTTCAGGATGTGCGGCCCCTCGGGCCAGATCGGCTTGGCGGCGGGGTTCACGCCCTTGTCCAGCAGCACCGAGCGCGGCCCGATCGTCTTGCGGGCCTTGGGGTCGTACTCCTGGATCCAGATGGCGCGGTGACCCGAATATTCGGCCGGCCCCGGCGGGTTGTCGTTGTTGACGATCCAGGCGCGGCCGCCACCGTCCCCGCCCTCGTCGAAGAACAGCGAGGCGTCGATGCCGCCCACCTCCGGCAGCCACACCGGATCCGACCATGGCCCCTTCGGATCCTTGGCGGTGATCAGGAAGTTGCCGCCGCAGTCGACGCAGGTGTTGAGGATGTAGAACAGCCCGTCGTGATGGGTGATGGCCGGGGCGAACACCGCCCGCGACAGGCCCAGCCGCTTGAAATCCAGCATGCCCGGCCGGTCCAGGGCGTTGCCGACCTGCTCCCAGTGGACGAGGTCGGTCGAGTGGAACACCGGCAAGCCCGGGAACCAGGCGAAGGTCGAGTTGACCAGGTAGAAGTCCTTGCCGACCCGCACGACGCTGGGGTCGGGGTGGAAGCCCTGCAGGATCGGGTTGCGATACTGGCCGGGCGCGGCGCGGACGGCGTCCGAGGGGTCAGAGCCGCTGTAGACGAAGTTGGAGAACTGGGCGGTGTTCGGGGCGGCATTCGCGGCGGTGGAAGCCAGCAAGGCCAGGGCCAGGATCGATCTCTTCATACGCATCCCCTTTTACCGCTCATCCCCGCGAAAGCGGGGACCCAAGCCGAGCTTGTGACTTCGCGCCGCGCTCCAATCCGCGACACCGCTTGGGTCCCCGCTTTCGCGGGGATGAGCGGTGTTTTGTGTCGCGTTACCTGGAAGGCGCCGCCCGCAGCGCCGCCGCCACCGCCTCGCGCAGCGGCTTGGGCTTGTAGTTGTCATCGTACAGCGTCGGCCGCTTGGGCAGCTTGTCCTCGCGCAGCCACTGGTTCTGCAGCCACGAGTACTTGTCGACCATGCCCCAGGCCAGGACCTCCTTGGTCTGCCTGTAGCTCAGCATCTGGTCGAGGAACGCCTTGGCGTAAGCGGCGACCTCGGCGTCGCGCGGGCCGAAGGCGGCGGGCAGGCCCTTGTCGTGGACGTCGAACTCGGTGACCAGCAGGTCGTAGCCCATGCCGGTGACGTCGTTCAGGAACGCCGTCCAGTCCTTCGCCTGCGGCTTGCCGAAGCCGGTGAAACTGTCCGCGTTCTCGGCCCCGATGTGGCTCTGGATCCCGAGGGCGTCGACCGGCGTCCCGCGCTTCTTGAAGCCCTCCAGCAGCTTCAGCACGCCGTAGCGGTGCTTCTCGTTGCCGGCCTCCTGGCTCATGTAGTCGTTATAGACCAGCCGGGCCTTGGGCGCGGCCTCGCGGGCGACGTGGAAGGACAGGTCCAGCACCTGCTCCTGGCCCATGGCGTCGGAAAAGATCGTGCGGCGGATCGAGCCGTCCTTGGGATCCACGGTCTCGTTGACCACGTCCCACGAGATCATCTGCGGATAGTGGGCGCAGACCGTACGGATGTGCTCGGTCAGCATTTTCGCCACCGCATCGGCGGGCTTGGGGCCGAAGTCGTAGTGCTGCAGCCACTGGGGGAACCACTGCGGGTGATGCCACAGCAGGGTGTGGCCGCGCAGGGCCTGGCCGTTGGCCTTGGCGAAGGCGGCGATGCGGTCGGCGCGTTCGAACTGGAAGGGCGTCGGCCCGCCCTGGCGAACCACGTACCATTTCAGCTCGTTCTCCGGCACCAGCACGCCGCACTCGCGGGCCAGGATGGCGCGGTACTTCGGGTCCTCGAACGAGCCGGTCAGCGAGCCCTTCGGTCCCGCCCCGACGGCGCTGCCGAAATAGAGGCCCTTGGCCTTGGCGAGGTCGCGCAGCGGGGTCTCGTCAGCGTGGGCGGCGCCGGCGAAGGCCGTG
Encoded proteins:
- a CDS encoding glycoside hydrolase family 43 protein — protein: MKRSILALALLASTAANAAPNTAQFSNFVYSGSDPSDAVRAAPGQYRNPILQGFHPDPSVVRVGKDFYLVNSTFAWFPGLPVFHSTDLVHWEQVGNALDRPGMLDFKRLGLSRAVFAPAITHHDGLFYILNTCVDCGGNFLITAKDPKGPWSDPVWLPEVGGIDASLFFDEGGDGGGRAWIVNNDNPPGPAEYSGHRAIWIQEYDPKARKTIGPRSVLLDKGVNPAAKPIWPEGPHILKKDGWYYLIAAEGGTAEGHSQVVLRGKSVTGPYVPYKDNPILTQRGLPRDRPLPITSAGHADLVDTPDGQWWATFLAVRPYGDDLYNTGRETFLLPVEWKDGWPIILPNGQTIPYVKTAPKLPPPSKEGAKAPPSAGPFRVAETFAGPELPKSWMTMRIPTSRWWSVKGGILSLEARKDRIGGNDQPSIWARRQQHMNATVSTTVRFEPRADGDKAGLVAVQNDAFYWFVGLVRDGGKTLVRVEKRAGDKDAVDGVVVAEKAVSLEKSQGLNLKISVRGGALDFAYGTAPGTWETLKADADGTTLSTKVAGGFVGTMLGVYAHGAED